In one Candidatus Dechloromonas phosphoritropha genomic region, the following are encoded:
- a CDS encoding IS4 family transposase has product MHGANFLAAARREPRFFTRNRELPFTNLIAFLLTGIRGAVQAELDSCFALLAGRTRLCRAITASAFSKARSHLVANLFEPLNTELLRLVDEVVPQQPDWQGLRVLAADASKVRLTLLDLEGRRHIREAAIFGLFRPGIELFDSLILHSSLVGERQMLFERLDRLGAQDMLVLDRGYPGAWLVAALLHRGIPFCIRCDSSASFSAITQFMRSGEDEAQVTLPPPHRQDAIDYECPRLPSMVRLIRQVTPTGKVRVLMTSLLDTARYPATSFSALYHSRWRIEEAFKRIKHRLNLEHTSGLTWLAACQDVGAKMVCDNLNALATYLAAEERLPSDSPWRVNRTMAFNTVRRILPRVLAGVQQITTRVTKEIFSEIVKNLQKFIPDRARPRPNQRKPHLSFAYKPAV; this is encoded by the coding sequence ATTCATGGCGCCAATTTCCTTGCCGCCGCCCGCCGCGAGCCTCGGTTTTTCACCCGAAACCGTGAATTGCCATTCACGAATCTGATCGCTTTCCTGCTCACCGGCATTCGCGGCGCAGTTCAGGCGGAGCTTGATTCCTGCTTTGCCCTGCTTGCCGGAAGAACCCGCCTTTGTCGGGCGATCACGGCCAGTGCCTTCTCAAAGGCGCGCAGCCATCTGGTCGCCAATCTCTTTGAGCCGCTCAATACAGAATTGCTGCGCCTGGTCGATGAGGTCGTTCCGCAGCAGCCGGACTGGCAAGGCTTGCGGGTCTTGGCGGCGGATGCATCGAAGGTACGTCTGACCTTGCTTGACCTGGAAGGGCGCCGCCATATTCGAGAAGCGGCCATCTTCGGTTTGTTTCGGCCAGGGATCGAATTGTTCGACTCGCTGATTTTGCACAGTTCGCTGGTCGGCGAACGTCAGATGTTGTTTGAGCGGCTTGACCGACTCGGTGCTCAGGACATGCTGGTGCTTGATCGCGGGTATCCGGGTGCCTGGTTGGTCGCGGCGCTGTTGCATCGAGGTATCCCCTTTTGCATACGCTGTGATTCGTCCGCTTCCTTTTCTGCCATCACCCAGTTCATGCGATCCGGAGAAGATGAGGCGCAGGTGACATTGCCGCCACCGCATCGTCAGGATGCCATTGATTACGAGTGTCCGCGTCTGCCTTCTATGGTTCGCCTGATTCGTCAGGTGACGCCGACTGGCAAGGTACGGGTCTTGATGACCTCCTTGCTTGATACCGCGCGGTATCCGGCCACAAGCTTCTCAGCCCTTTATCACAGCCGTTGGCGTATCGAGGAGGCGTTCAAGCGCATCAAACACCGGCTCAATCTGGAGCACACGTCCGGCCTGACTTGGCTGGCCGCCTGCCAGGATGTTGGGGCCAAGATGGTGTGTGACAATCTCAATGCCCTGGCCACCTACCTGGCTGCGGAAGAGCGGCTGCCCAGCGATTCGCCATGGCGAGTGAATCGGACGATGGCCTTCAATACCGTACGTCGTATCTTGCCCCGAGTCTTGGCGGGTGTGCAGCAAATCACCACCCGAGTTACCAAGGAAATCTTCTCGGAAATCGTCAAAAACCTTCAGAAATTTATCCCTGATCGTGCTCGACCTCGGCCAAACCAGCGAAAGCCTCACCTGTCCTTTGCTTACAAACCCGCCGTATGA
- a CDS encoding type II toxin-antitoxin system RelE/ParE family toxin, protein MSYSLKQTRRFARAYKKLHDNVVADVDAAAEVIADNPAVGERKKGDLAELFVYKFRSQNQLYLLGYTVDDEVRLIYLEAVGPHENFYRDLKRSS, encoded by the coding sequence ATGAGCTATTCGCTCAAGCAGACCCGACGTTTCGCACGCGCCTACAAGAAACTCCACGACAACGTCGTCGCCGATGTCGACGCGGCCGCCGAGGTCATTGCGGATAATCCTGCCGTCGGCGAACGTAAGAAGGGCGACCTGGCCGAACTGTTCGTCTATAAATTCCGCAGCCAGAACCAGCTCTACCTGCTCGGCTACACAGTGGATGATGAAGTCCGCCTGATCTATCTTGAAGCCGTCGGCCCCCACGAGAACTTCTATCGGGACCTCAAGCGCTCTTCATAG
- a CDS encoding ParD-like family protein: MTASTSIRIDQTLYDQARADAMVEHRSIAGQVEYWARVGRAALDNPDLPAGFIAESLASMAESHDDATTFIARSRRA, encoded by the coding sequence ATGACTGCATCGACTTCCATTCGTATCGATCAGACGCTGTACGATCAGGCTCGCGCTGATGCCATGGTCGAACATCGCAGCATTGCTGGTCAGGTCGAGTACTGGGCCCGTGTAGGTCGCGCCGCACTGGACAATCCAGACCTTCCAGCGGGTTTCATTGCCGAATCACTGGCATCGATGGCTGAGTCCCATGACGATGCGACGACCTTCATTGCCCGGTCACGGCGGGCATGA
- a CDS encoding S49 family peptidase: MQLPHLASRLYGMPLLLARAKLDVILSVLGDRVSWPELDLASPLAHARPRSDAPAGIAVIPVVGSLVRRTMGLDLASGFTSYAEIAGMVDAALSDSSVEGIVLDIDSSGGEAGGVFELGERIRATDTMKPVWAVASDAAYSAAYAIGCAASRLVISRTGGVGSIGVIAMHVDQTARDAQQGYRYTPITAGEQKNDFSPHEKLTPDAHARLQVEVDRLYGLFVAHVAAMRKLDGDAVRATEAGTYFGEDAVTAGLADAVGSLDAVLSDFSNFLVARRARGHAVSGSTRSLIAPPSTLMENTSMPMTDPVENSLTDDPAELTDPETEKHVTNEAPAAANPAAPEAHRADAVAIAELCQLAGHPELSAAFLAKGVSEAHVRKALLASRADSPEIRSTIAPDAAPPQQSPSANPLMAAVKNLTGKE, encoded by the coding sequence ATGCAGCTACCGCACCTGGCGTCCCGTCTCTACGGGATGCCGCTTCTGCTCGCCCGAGCCAAACTGGACGTGATTCTCTCGGTACTGGGCGATCGGGTGAGTTGGCCGGAACTTGATCTGGCCTCACCACTAGCGCATGCCCGGCCACGTAGTGATGCCCCTGCGGGGATCGCCGTGATTCCGGTGGTGGGGTCACTGGTGCGCCGCACGATGGGACTGGACCTAGCGTCAGGATTTACCTCCTACGCCGAGATTGCCGGCATGGTCGACGCCGCCCTCAGTGACTCGAGCGTCGAGGGCATCGTGCTCGACATCGATTCTTCGGGTGGCGAAGCGGGTGGCGTCTTCGAGCTTGGTGAGCGGATCCGTGCGACCGATACGATGAAGCCGGTCTGGGCGGTCGCCTCGGACGCGGCCTATTCAGCCGCCTACGCCATTGGCTGTGCCGCTTCGCGCCTGGTCATTAGTCGCACCGGCGGCGTCGGTTCCATCGGCGTGATCGCCATGCATGTTGACCAGACGGCGCGCGACGCCCAGCAGGGCTATCGCTACACCCCCATCACCGCCGGGGAGCAGAAGAACGACTTCTCGCCCCACGAAAAACTTACCCCCGACGCCCATGCCCGTCTGCAGGTTGAGGTCGATCGCCTCTACGGCCTCTTCGTTGCCCACGTTGCCGCTATGCGCAAGCTCGATGGTGATGCCGTGCGTGCCACCGAGGCTGGTACCTATTTCGGTGAGGACGCCGTTACTGCCGGGCTGGCCGACGCAGTCGGCAGCCTCGATGCGGTGCTCTCCGATTTCAGCAACTTTCTGGTGGCTCGTCGGGCGCGCGGCCACGCGGTATCCGGTTCCACGCGCTCACTCATCGCACCCCCCTCAACGCTCATGGAGAACACAAGCATGCCAATGACTGATCCTGTCGAAAACTCGTTGACCGATGACCCGGCAGAGCTAACCGATCCGGAAACGGAGAAACACGTCACCAACGAAGCACCTGCGGCGGCTAATCCGGCAGCGCCCGAAGCCCACCGTGCCGATGCGGTGGCGATTGCCGAACTGTGCCAACTCGCCGGCCATCCCGAACTGAGCGCTGCCTTCCTCGCCAAAGGCGTCTCCGAAGCCCACGTCAGGAAAGCACTGCTGGCATCACGCGCCGACAGCCCGGAGATCCGCTCCACGATCGCGCCGGATGCCGCACCGCCCCAGCAATCCCCGTCCGCCAATCCCCTGATGGCGGCCGTCAAGAATCTCACCGGAAAGGAATAA
- a CDS encoding head decoration protein, whose product MPVITEGLNLGDLLKYEAPNLYSRDPVTIAAGQNLGLGTVVGIEAATAKLKQIDPAATDGTEIAVGVLATSVDASLIDREDGLLIARHAVVADHALIWPAGIAALEKATAIAQLKAAGVLVRHAV is encoded by the coding sequence ATGCCCGTCATTACCGAAGGACTCAACCTCGGCGATCTACTCAAGTACGAAGCCCCCAATCTCTATTCACGTGACCCGGTCACGATTGCCGCTGGCCAGAACCTCGGTCTCGGCACGGTGGTGGGCATCGAAGCCGCCACAGCCAAGCTGAAGCAGATCGATCCCGCCGCCACCGATGGCACTGAGATCGCCGTCGGCGTGCTCGCCACTTCGGTCGATGCCAGTCTCATCGATCGCGAGGACGGGCTTCTGATCGCCCGTCATGCCGTGGTTGCCGACCACGCGCTGATCTGGCCAGCCGGCATCGCCGCGCTGGAAAAAGCCACCGCCATTGCCCAACTCAAGGCGGCCGGTGTGCTCGTTCGCCACGCTGTTTAA
- a CDS encoding IS1595 family transposase: MAMDRIQFQSGLSMPEFLNDYGTEAQCEQALEAARWPAGFCCPRCAETANFIFRDGVRKVFQCTACHHQASLIAGTVFQGTKLPLTTWFLAIYLISQAKTGLSALALRRQLGVSYPKAWLIQHKLMQVMADREERYHLEGKVQVDDAYLGGERTGGKVGRGSENKVPFVAAVSLTQEEHPLRVCLTPVSGFTGEAVSAWAKSNVAPGSTVFFDGLACFGAVTEAGCRHQPNVMAGRKPRDVPAFKWINTVLGNLKTSLSGCYHAFDFEKCAARTFAAFCYRFNRRFDLRTLHQRLLIAAITAIPCPLRSTRMVADVHC, encoded by the coding sequence ATGGCGATGGACCGAATCCAATTTCAGTCTGGGCTGTCGATGCCGGAATTTCTCAACGACTACGGAACCGAGGCGCAGTGCGAGCAGGCGCTTGAGGCCGCGCGCTGGCCGGCAGGGTTTTGTTGTCCCCGATGCGCAGAAACGGCGAATTTCATATTTCGTGACGGCGTACGCAAAGTCTTTCAATGCACTGCTTGCCACCATCAAGCCTCACTGATTGCCGGGACTGTCTTTCAGGGCACGAAACTGCCGCTGACCACCTGGTTCCTGGCGATCTACCTGATCAGCCAGGCCAAGACCGGGCTGTCGGCCTTGGCGCTGCGGCGACAACTGGGCGTGAGCTACCCCAAGGCCTGGCTGATCCAGCACAAGCTGATGCAGGTCATGGCCGACCGGGAGGAGCGCTATCACCTTGAAGGCAAAGTTCAAGTGGATGATGCTTACCTCGGCGGTGAGCGCACGGGTGGCAAGGTGGGGCGAGGTTCCGAGAACAAGGTGCCGTTTGTTGCCGCCGTTTCCCTGACGCAAGAGGAGCACCCGCTGCGCGTGTGCCTGACACCGGTTTCGGGATTCACGGGCGAGGCCGTTTCGGCGTGGGCGAAATCCAATGTGGCTCCGGGGAGCACCGTGTTCTTCGATGGCTTGGCCTGCTTTGGCGCCGTGACCGAGGCCGGTTGCCGTCACCAACCCAACGTCATGGCTGGGCGCAAGCCCAGGGACGTTCCCGCGTTCAAGTGGATCAACACCGTGTTGGGCAATCTCAAGACCAGCCTGTCGGGTTGCTACCATGCGTTCGACTTCGAAAAGTGCGCTGCTCGCACCTTCGCAGCATTCTGCTATCGCTTCAACCGCCGCTTTGATCTGCGTACGCTCCACCAGCGCCTGCTCATCGCGGCCATCACTGCAATACCTTGTCCGCTGCGCTCAACTCGGATGGTAGCTGACGTACATTGCTAA
- a CDS encoding IS4 family transposase gives MNTGKTLFAQIMDFLPWKTFHRIVARYGGDKGVRSLTCAEQFLAMAFAQLTYRESLRDIEACLLAQAAKVYHMGFREPVARSTLADANELCGWRIWERFAGGLIIQACELYLSEDLGLDLTHTVYALDSTTIDLCLLVFPWAHFRTTKAAVKMHTLLDLKGNIPSVIRVSDGKLHDVHALDLLELEAGVIYVMDRSYIDFARLYTMHLAGAFFVTRAKSNMKWHRDYSAKVDRNSGIICDQTIALDGFYTRRDYLVSLRRVRFNDPGTGKMLIFITNQMTLPATTICALYRNRWQVELFFKWIKQHLRIKRFFGTSKNAVNTQIWIAVSVYVLVAIIKKKLQLDASLYTLLQILSVTLFEKMPLQQAFPASEYILPQGVPCNKLNLFTI, from the coding sequence ATGAACACCGGCAAGACATTGTTCGCCCAGATCATGGATTTTCTGCCATGGAAGACCTTTCACCGGATCGTGGCGCGTTACGGTGGCGACAAGGGGGTGAGGTCGCTGACCTGTGCCGAGCAATTCCTAGCCATGGCCTTTGCCCAGTTGACCTACCGGGAGAGCCTGCGCGACATCGAAGCCTGCCTGCTGGCGCAGGCGGCAAAGGTGTACCACATGGGTTTTCGCGAACCGGTCGCCCGATCGACCTTGGCGGACGCCAACGAATTGTGCGGCTGGCGAATCTGGGAGCGCTTTGCCGGAGGCCTGATCATTCAGGCCTGCGAGTTGTATCTCAGCGAGGACTTGGGGCTCGATCTGACGCATACGGTGTACGCCCTGGATTCGACCACCATCGACTTGTGCCTGTTGGTGTTTCCTTGGGCGCACTTTCGCACCACCAAGGCCGCCGTGAAGATGCACACGCTGCTCGACCTCAAGGGCAACATTCCCAGCGTTATCCGCGTCTCCGACGGCAAACTGCACGACGTGCATGCCCTCGACCTTCTGGAGTTGGAGGCGGGGGTTATCTACGTGATGGATCGCAGCTACATCGATTTCGCCAGGTTGTATACCATGCATCTGGCGGGAGCTTTCTTCGTGACGCGAGCCAAGTCGAACATGAAGTGGCATCGGGATTATTCCGCCAAGGTGGATCGCAACTCCGGCATTATTTGCGATCAGACTATCGCGCTGGATGGCTTCTACACACGGCGGGACTATCTGGTGTCGTTGCGCCGGGTGCGCTTCAACGATCCCGGGACCGGCAAGATGCTGATCTTCATCACCAACCAGATGACTTTGCCGGCAACAACGATCTGTGCGCTCTACAGGAATCGCTGGCAGGTCGAACTGTTCTTCAAGTGGATCAAGCAGCATCTGCGAATCAAAAGGTTTTTCGGGACATCGAAGAATGCGGTCAACACGCAAATCTGGATCGCGGTGTCAGTCTATGTGCTCGTCGCCATCATCAAGAAAAAGCTGCAACTGGACGCCTCGCTCTACACTTTGCTACAGATTCTATCGGTCACCCTGTTCGAGAAGATGCCCTTGCAGCAAGCCTTTCCAGCCAGCGAGTACATTCTTCCACAGGGGGTTCCGTGCAACAAATTGAATCTATTCACTATTTAA
- a CDS encoding IS3 family transposase (programmed frameshift): MSVKRKQHGAKFKAQVAMAALAGDKTLADLASEYGVHPTMISTWKQELVKRADELFERGNKNAADPQKVIDDLHRKIGQLQVERDFLGRTARHLPPDERRTMIKPNAELSIARQAKLLGVSRSSVYYHPKPESNEELDLLKRLDELFTENPMYGSRRLQAMLKREGVLVGRRRIRRLMKKLGLWAVTPKPDTSRPHPEHKIYPYLLRDMSIDQPNQVWATDITYIPMQRGFLYLAAILDWATRRVLAWRLSNTLTADFCVEALKEAIARYGQPTIFNTDQGSQFTSEEFTGVLKAHKIQISMDGRGRCYDNIFVERLWWTVKHEWVYLRPAANGIEQKRSLAECFDWYNRRRPHQSLAWQTPDDAYFGALAAAQALAA, translated from the exons ATGAGCGTGAAACGCAAGCAGCACGGCGCGAAGTTCAAGGCGCAAGTGGCGATGGCGGCGCTGGCTGGGGACAAGACCCTGGCGGATCTAGCATCGGAATATGGGGTTCATCCGACGATGATCAGCACCTGGAAGCAGGAATTGGTGAAGCGTGCCGACGAGCTCTTTGAGCGCGGCAACAAGAATGCTGCCGACCCACAGAAGGTGATCGACGATCTGCATCGCAAGATTGGGCAACTCCAGGTCGAACGGGATTTTCTGG GTCGGACAGCCCGCCATCTCCCGCCTGATGAAAGGCGCACGATGATCAAGCCGAACGCGGAACTGTCCATTGCCCGGCAAGCCAAGCTGCTCGGGGTTTCCCGTAGCAGCGTCTATTACCACCCCAAACCCGAGTCGAACGAGGAACTTGATCTGCTCAAGCGACTGGACGAGCTCTTCACCGAGAATCCGATGTACGGTAGCCGGCGACTCCAGGCGATGCTCAAGCGCGAAGGCGTTCTGGTCGGACGTCGGCGTATTCGTCGGCTGATGAAGAAGCTCGGCCTGTGGGCGGTCACCCCGAAGCCCGACACCAGTCGGCCCCATCCCGAGCACAAGATCTACCCCTACCTTCTGCGGGACATGAGCATTGACCAGCCTAATCAGGTCTGGGCCACCGACATCACCTACATCCCGATGCAGCGAGGCTTTCTGTACCTCGCCGCCATCCTGGACTGGGCGACAAGACGGGTGCTGGCCTGGCGGCTGTCCAACACGCTGACGGCGGACTTCTGTGTCGAAGCGCTCAAGGAAGCGATTGCCCGATACGGCCAGCCCACGATCTTCAACACCGACCAGGGCAGTCAATTCACCAGCGAGGAATTCACGGGCGTGCTCAAGGCCCACAAAATCCAGATCAGCATGGACGGACGTGGACGCTGCTACGACAACATCTTCGTCGAACGCCTGTGGTGGACCGTGAAACACGAGTGGGTCTATCTGCGCCCGGCGGCAAACGGCATTGAGCAAAAGCGTAGCTTGGCCGAATGCTTCGACTGGTACAACCGCCGACGGCCCCACCAGTCGCTCGCGTGGCAAACACCGGACGATGCCTACTTCGGCGCGCTGGCCGCGGCGCAAGCTCTGGCGGCGTGA
- a CDS encoding S-(hydroxymethyl)glutathione dehydrogenase/class III alcohol dehydrogenase, with protein MKSKAAIAWGPNQALSIEEVDVMPPQAGEVRVRIIATGICHTDAFTLSGDDPEGIFPVILGHEGGGIVVSVGEGVTSVKVGDHVIPLYTPECGECKFCKSGKTNLCQKIRETQGKGLMPDGTTRFFKGGKPIFHYMGCSTFSEYTVLPEISLAKVNKDAPLKEVCLLGCGVTTGMGAVMNTAKVEEGATVAIFGIGGIGLSAIIGATMAKASRIIAIDINESKFELARKLGATDCINPKNYDKPIQDVIVALTDGGVDYSFECIGNVNVMRSALECCHKGWGESVIIGVAGAGQEISTRPFQLVTGRVWRGSAFGGVKGRSELPGIVDRYMQGEFKLNDFITHTMGLDRINEAFDLMHAGISIRTVIHFDK; from the coding sequence ATCAAATCCAAGGCCGCCATCGCATGGGGCCCGAACCAGGCCCTGTCCATCGAGGAAGTGGACGTGATGCCACCACAAGCCGGCGAAGTGCGGGTTCGCATCATTGCCACGGGCATCTGCCATACCGATGCCTTTACGCTGTCTGGCGATGACCCGGAAGGTATTTTCCCCGTCATCCTCGGTCACGAGGGAGGCGGCATCGTGGTATCGGTGGGTGAAGGCGTCACCAGTGTGAAGGTGGGCGACCATGTGATTCCGCTGTATACGCCGGAGTGTGGCGAGTGTAAATTCTGCAAGTCAGGCAAGACCAACCTGTGCCAGAAAATCCGTGAGACGCAGGGCAAAGGCCTGATGCCGGACGGCACCACGCGCTTCTTCAAGGGCGGCAAGCCGATTTTCCACTACATGGGTTGTTCGACCTTCTCCGAATACACAGTGTTGCCGGAGATCTCGCTGGCCAAGGTCAACAAGGATGCGCCACTGAAAGAGGTCTGCCTGCTCGGTTGTGGCGTCACCACGGGTATGGGGGCGGTGATGAACACTGCCAAGGTCGAGGAAGGCGCTACCGTGGCCATTTTCGGTATCGGCGGCATTGGCCTGTCGGCCATCATTGGCGCCACCATGGCCAAGGCCAGCCGCATCATCGCGATCGACATCAACGAGAGCAAGTTCGAACTGGCGCGCAAGCTTGGCGCCACCGATTGCATCAACCCGAAGAACTACGACAAACCGATCCAGGATGTGATCGTCGCGTTGACCGACGGCGGCGTGGACTACTCGTTCGAATGTATCGGCAACGTCAACGTGATGCGCTCGGCGCTCGAGTGTTGCCACAAGGGCTGGGGAGAATCAGTCATCATCGGCGTGGCCGGTGCCGGCCAGGAGATCTCGACCCGTCCGTTCCAGTTGGTGACGGGCCGGGTCTGGCGCGGTTCCGCCTTTGGTGGTGTCAAGGGCCGTTCGGAACTGCCTGGCATCGTCGATCGGTACATGCAGGGTGAGTTCAAGCTCAACGACTTCATCACGCACACGATGGGACTGGACCGGATCAACGAAGCATTCGATCTGATGCATGCGGGCATAAGCATCCGCACCGTGATCCATTTCGACAAGTAA
- the fghA gene encoding S-formylglutathione hydrolase: MENLSCNRSFGGWNKQYRHASSSLHCDMRFAIYLPPQASNSQKVAALYWLSGLTCTDENFMHKAGAQRIAAELGIAIVAPDTSPRGDAVADADDYDLGKGAGFYVNATQSPWNEHYRMYDYVLQELPQLIEATFPVSNLRSIAGHSMGGHGALVLALRNPERFQSVSAFSPISNPVNSPWGKKALSAYLGKNTDSWADYDASMLMRHASQFVPALVDQGEADEFLLEQLKPEVLAAAAKTSAYPLELNRHEGYDHSYFFIASFIEQHLRFHARHLGL, encoded by the coding sequence ATAGAAAATCTGAGCTGCAATCGCAGTTTTGGCGGCTGGAACAAACAATACCGACACGCTTCGAGCAGCTTGCATTGCGACATGCGTTTTGCCATCTACCTGCCACCGCAGGCCTCCAACTCGCAGAAGGTGGCGGCGTTGTATTGGTTATCGGGCCTGACGTGCACCGACGAGAACTTCATGCACAAGGCCGGTGCCCAGCGCATTGCGGCCGAACTGGGTATTGCCATCGTGGCCCCCGACACCAGCCCCAGGGGCGACGCGGTGGCGGATGCCGATGATTATGACCTCGGCAAAGGCGCCGGCTTTTATGTTAATGCCACGCAAAGCCCGTGGAACGAGCACTACCGGATGTACGACTATGTACTGCAGGAGTTGCCGCAACTGATCGAGGCCACGTTCCCGGTCAGCAACTTGCGATCGATTGCCGGCCACTCCATGGGAGGCCACGGCGCGCTAGTATTGGCGCTGCGCAATCCGGAGCGTTTTCAATCGGTATCGGCCTTCAGCCCAATCAGCAACCCAGTTAATAGTCCGTGGGGCAAGAAGGCGCTGTCTGCCTATCTGGGGAAAAACACGGACAGCTGGGCCGACTACGACGCCAGCATGTTGATGCGCCATGCCAGCCAGTTCGTGCCGGCCCTGGTCGACCAGGGTGAAGCCGACGAGTTTCTGCTGGAACAGCTCAAGCCAGAAGTGTTGGCAGCCGCTGCCAAAACCAGTGCTTATCCGCTGGAGCTCAACCGCCACGAAGGTTACGACCACAGCTACTTCTTCATCGCAAGTTTCATCGAGCAGCACCTGCGGTTTCACGCAAGGCATCTGGGCTTATAG
- a CDS encoding winged helix-turn-helix domain-containing protein: MGRPFKGEGSVAEALKIVKEAKSVEQLRQAQAVVLPLCYGLNLEQTAAVIGVSLSWASRLRNAFLAGHRVGGESEPARGGRHRENFTRAQEAELLKPFFDQAAKGGILVVSQIKPALEKALGRPMALSSAYNVLHRNGWRKLAPDKRHPQSDPTAQEAWKKLPDTLGELRRDFAKGTPIRLMFQDEARFGRNRQLRGVERPYFGNAYKGERSGF; encoded by the coding sequence ATGGGAAGGCCGTTCAAGGGAGAGGGATCGGTAGCAGAGGCGCTGAAGATTGTCAAAGAAGCCAAGAGTGTGGAACAACTGCGCCAGGCCCAAGCGGTTGTTCTGCCGTTGTGCTACGGTTTGAATCTTGAGCAGACCGCCGCGGTGATCGGCGTTTCGCTCAGTTGGGCCTCACGATTACGCAACGCGTTTCTGGCTGGACATCGGGTAGGCGGTGAATCGGAACCTGCACGAGGCGGACGCCACCGGGAGAATTTCACCCGAGCGCAAGAAGCCGAACTGTTGAAACCCTTTTTCGACCAAGCGGCCAAGGGCGGTATATTGGTCGTCAGTCAGATCAAGCCGGCCCTGGAGAAAGCGCTGGGACGCCCGATGGCGCTGTCCTCCGCCTACAACGTGCTGCATCGCAACGGTTGGCGCAAGCTGGCGCCAGACAAGCGACATCCGCAAAGTGATCCGACCGCGCAGGAGGCGTGGAAAAAACTCCCCGACACCCTTGGCGAACTCCGGAGAGATTTCGCTAAAGGAACCCCGATCCGTCTGATGTTTCAGGACGAAGCGCGCTTCGGGCGTAACCGGCAACTACGCGGCGTCGAGCGCCCCTACTTCGGCAACGCGTACAAAGGCGAGCGCAGCGGGTTCTGA